The following coding sequences are from one Rutidosis leptorrhynchoides isolate AG116_Rl617_1_P2 chromosome 11, CSIRO_AGI_Rlap_v1, whole genome shotgun sequence window:
- the LOC139877304 gene encoding uncharacterized protein has protein sequence MELNHTTKPGFLRNVVVRFLLFSLFVIAIRFAYVITLRGESCRSGDDFCFFSPENQNLVTAAAVSGSHSSVTLNPAAAASPEFHKRVMFYITVFQDLIVDGFLSTKSKSLVVDTPAGDDVYALREIGVDDSIGINRKPSKPLVIGKLGFRHPFKDNTFDFIFSGNGAIDRSVNVAEFASEIQRTLKPEGYVVVHTASNDTYSFDSFIHLFNSCTFIRSRKIDGFDTNMPHIHEIIMKKLVDIKIRQKTDNRHSKSESNRQLLKRAEPLIESEPLKPWITLKRNIENVKYLPSMADISFRRRYVYVDVGARSYGSSIVSWFKKQYPKQNKTFDICAIEADKHFHDQYTSKKGVTLLPYAAWVKNESLVFEINQTPGDENVEKGRGMGRIQPVKSGGGIVGSTDVIQGFDFANWLKNTVTEQDFVVMKMDVEGTEFDLIPKLIETGAISLIDEVFLECHYNRWQKCCPGVRSPKYQKTYGQCLNLFKSLRQRGVLVHQWW, from the coding sequence ATGGAACTTAATCACACAACTAAACCCGGTTTTCTCCGAAACGTCGTCGTTCGGTTCTTATTATTCTCGCTTTTCGTCATCGCAATTCGGTTTGCTTACGTCATTACACTTAGAGGTGAATCCTGCCGTTCCGGCGATGATTTCTGTTTCTTCTCTCCGGAGAATCAAAACCTCGTCACTGCCGCCGCCGTCAGCGGCAGTCATTCCTCCGTCACACTCAACCCTGCCGCCGCGGCGTCGCCGGAATTTCATAAACGCGTGATGTTCTACATTACCGTGTTTCAAGATCTCATCGTTGACGGATTCCTGTCGACGAAATCGAAGTCGCTCGTCGTCGATACGCCGGCCGGTGATGACGTGTACGCGTTACGCGAGATCGGCGTTGATGATTCTATCGGAATTAATAGAAAACCTTCGAAGCCGTTGGTAATTGGTAAACTAGGGTTCCGGCATCCGTTTAAGGATAACACGTTCGATTTCATATTTTCCGGTAACGGGGCGATTGACCGATCGGTAAATGTAGCGGAGTTCGCATCAGAGATTCAACGGACACTTAAACCCGAAGGGTATGTTGTTGTTCATACAGCTTCTAATGATACGTATAGTTTCGATTCATTCATtcatttatttaatagttgtacgTTTATACGATCTCGTAAAATCGATGGATTCGATACCAATATGCCTCACATTCACGAAATTATAATGAAGAAACTAGTAGATATCAAAATTAGGCAAAAAACTGATAATAGGCATTCGAAATCGGAGTCTAACCGTCAGTTGTTGAAGAGAGCTGAGCCTTTAATTGAATCCGAACCGTTAAAACCATGGATTACATTGAAGCGAAATATCGAGAATGTTAAGTACTTGCCATCAATGGCGGATATTAGTTTTAGGCGTCGGTATGTTTACGTTGACGTTGGTGCACGTAGTTATGGTTCGAGTATCGTTAGTTGGTTTAAGAAACAGTATCCGAAACAGAACAAGACGTTTGATATATGCGCTATTGAAGCCGATAAGCATTTTCATGATCAATACACGTCGAAAAAAGGTGTTACATTGTTACCGTACGCTGCTTGGGTCAAAAACGAGAGTTTAGTATTCGAGATTAATCAAACACCAGGTGACGAGAACGTTGAAAAGGGAAGGGGAATGGGTCGGATACAACCTGTTAAATCGGGTGGTGGGATTGTGGGGTCCACTGATGTGATACAAGGGTTTGATTTTGCGAATTGGTTGAAGAACACAGTGACTGAACAAGATTTTGTAGTGATGAAAATGGACGTTGAAGGGACAGAATTTGATCTGATTCCTAAATTGATTGAAACGGGTGCGATTTCGTTGATTGATGAAGTGTTTTTAGAATGCCATTATAATCGGTGGCAGAAATGTTGTCCGGGTGTTAGGAGTCCGAAGTATCAGAAAACGTACGGCCAATGTTTGAATTTGTTTAAGTCTTTGAGACAACGCGGTGTGCTTGTTCATCAATGGTGGTGA